A window of Desulfobulbus oralis genomic DNA:
GATCAGAATCGGCGTTGATTGTGTCATTATCATCGATATGGCGGGCAATATCATCACCGCGAAGGAAAACGGCAAGACAAAATATGACGTTTATTCCTTTGCCGCTTTGGCTGCCGGCAACTTTGCCACGGTTGATGCCATGGCCAAGCTGGTTGGTGAAACTGAATTCTCCCTGCTTTTCCACAAGGGCACGGAATGCAACATTCATTTCTCGAAAATTGATGATGAACTCCTGCTGATTACCATGTTTGGCAAAACCATTTCTTTGGGCTATCTCCGACTCAATGTGGTGGAAGCCATTGAAGAAATCAGAAAGCTCTGGGCAAACGGCTGATCTTTCCTCCCTGCTCTTGCTATCGTGTGCAATTTGGTTTAATCGATACACAATCAGGAGACTGTCGTGAGTTTCGTAAATCTCAGGGAACGGATCGTTCAGGTCAAGATTGTCTATTATGGCCCAGGGCGTGGCGGCAAAACCACGAATCTTGAATACATCAACAAAAAATTTCAAAAACAGATTCAGTCAGAGATGGTCAGCCTGAAAACCCATGGCGACCGTACGCTGTTTTTTGACTTTCTCCCCTTCGACATGGGGCAAATCAAGGGGTACGACCTCAAAATTCAGTTGTACACCGTACCTGGTCAGGTTAAATATAATGCTACCAGGAAATTGGTCCTGAAGGGGGTTGATGGCATTGTTTTTGTTGCAGATGCCCAGGAACAGATGCGCGAGAAGAATATCCGCTCTCTGAACCAGTTGCACGAAAATCTGGTGGAGTACAATGAATCCATTTTCCGGCTGCCGCTGGTTCTGCAGTACAACAAGGTGGATCTGCGAAATCAGGGCATACCGATTCTCCCCACTGCCATTCTGGAAAAGGATCTCAACAGCAAACTCAAAGCGCCCCACTTTGAAGCCAGTGCCATTACCGGGTACAATGTCCCGGAAACCCTCAAAAAAATTATCTCTCTCACTGTGCTTTCCATTCAGAAAAAGCTGATGTAAACGGGCCTCACCCGTGAACCCTGACAGTAGCTGCGGGATATGACAAACCAAACGAATGTACCAGAAGACGTCAACGAGTATGACGATTTGACCCGCTTTGCGGATGAAAATTTCGACACAGGCGAGGTCGATCTGTTCCAGTTCATTGGTGACGATTCTTCCCCACTGACCCGGCTCAAGTCAGTGATTCTGTCGCTGGACTGGGATATTACCGACGAATATCTGCAGGAGCTGGCCGAAGAACTGGCCGAGCTGGCCCCTGACTGGCAGGATGACAGGGCCGCGACCATCTACCTGCAGGGCATGGGAAAAATTGGCAAATATCTTCGCCTGCGTGGCGCCCATGCCCATCCCAATGCCATCAAATTACTGCTGACCTACTTTTACGACTTCGAAAAAATCTTCTCCACCCCTGATCTCGGCGAAGCACAGATCACCCAGATGTTGCAGAACGACGTCAGGAAATTCAATGTGCTCCAGTACCAGATCAAACTCGCGGAAGAGGCAGCGAACGAAGAGGTCAGAGGTTTAAACGGCGGACGCGAGACCGGCAAGGCAGGCAACGCGCTGCGGCAGTTCAAGGCCGCCATTCTCGAATTGGACTGGGAGGTCACCGACGACAGTCTGGCCCGGTTTGCCGAGGCGCTCAAGGTCTTGGGGGATGTGCAAATCAAGAACAAGGCCGCCCTGCTCCTGATTCATGGCATGCAGGTCCTGGGCAGGTATATTTCCGACGAACGCGCTCATGCCCACCCAGGCGTCTTCAATCTGCTGCACGCCTTTCATGACGGTTTGGAG
This region includes:
- a CDS encoding roadblock/LC7 domain-containing protein; protein product: MNYGVVSQEQLEQIDKILNEKLIRIGVDCVIIIDMAGNIITAKENGKTKYDVYSFAALAAGNFATVDAMAKLVGETEFSLLFHKGTECNIHFSKIDDELLLITMFGKTISLGYLRLNVVEAIEEIRKLWANG
- a CDS encoding GTP-binding protein is translated as MSFVNLRERIVQVKIVYYGPGRGGKTTNLEYINKKFQKQIQSEMVSLKTHGDRTLFFDFLPFDMGQIKGYDLKIQLYTVPGQVKYNATRKLVLKGVDGIVFVADAQEQMREKNIRSLNQLHENLVEYNESIFRLPLVLQYNKVDLRNQGIPILPTAILEKDLNSKLKAPHFEASAITGYNVPETLKKIISLTVLSIQKKLM